In Impatiens glandulifera unplaced genomic scaffold, dImpGla2.1, whole genome shotgun sequence, one DNA window encodes the following:
- the LOC124918462 gene encoding uncharacterized mitochondrial protein AtMg00810-like → MSDSKPLNTPISYRSSLSRHDGDTLPKPFLYRSIIGALQYLVLTQLELAFGFNRACQFMQSPTTTHWSAVKIILRYLHHIPHHGLFIRPTSSLDISAFSNSNWDGCLDDHRSTTDYYIFLGDNLISWNSKKQQVVTRYSPELIWLQSLLRELYIFPLQPP, encoded by the coding sequence ATGAGTGACTCAAAACCTCTTAATACTCCAATATCTTATAGGTCATCTTTATCTCGCCATGATGGCGACACTCTTCCTAAACCATTTTTGTACCGCAGCATTATTGGTGCTCTCCAATACTTGGTTCTTACTCAACTTGAACTAGCATTTGGTTTCAACCGTGCCTGCCAATTCATGCAGTCTCCTACTACCACTCATTGGTCTGCAGTAAAAATAATACTTCGCTACCTTCATCATATTCCTCATCATGGACTCTTTATTCGTCCAACATCTTCTCTTGATATATCTGCATTTTCTAACTCCAACTGGGATGGTTGTCTGGACGATCATCGCTCCACAACTGACTACTATATATTTCTTGGTGACAATCTTATCTCTTGGAATTCAAAGAAACAACAAGTTGTTACTCGGTATAGTCCTGAACTCATCTGGCTCCAATCCTTACTACGTGAACTTTATATCTTCCCACTTCAACCTCCctga